Proteins from a single region of Macrotis lagotis isolate mMagLag1 chromosome 2, bilby.v1.9.chrom.fasta, whole genome shotgun sequence:
- the LOC141512284 gene encoding large ribosomal subunit protein uL11-like, which translates to MPPKFDPNEIKVVFLRYTGGEVGATSALAPKIGPLGLSPKKVGDDTAKATGDWKGFRIAVKFTIQNRQAQIEVVPSASALIIKALKECPQDRKQQKNIQHSGNITFNVIVNIARQMRHQSLARELSGTIKEILGTAQSVGSNMDGRHPHDVIDDINSGAVECPVKS; encoded by the coding sequence ATGCCTCCCAAGTTTGATCCTAATGAAATCAAAGTCGTGTTTTTAAGGTACACTGGTGGTGAAGTTGGTGCCACATCAGCTCTGGCCCCCAAAATTGGTCCCTTGGGTTTGTCTCCAAAAAAGGTTGGTGATGACACTGCCAAGGCAACTGGTGACTGGAAAGGGTTTAGGATTGCAGTGAAATTTACCATTCAGAACAGACAGGCCCAGATTGAGGTGGTGCCTTCTGCCTCAGCCTTGATCATCAAAGCTCTAAAGGAATGTCCTCAAGACAGGAAGCAGCAGAAAAACATTCAACACAGTGGAAACATCACTTTCAATGTGATTGTCAACATTGCTCGACAGATGAGGCACCAATCCTTGGCAAGAGAACTCTCTGGAACTATTAAAGAGATCCTTGGAACAGCCCAGTCTGTGGGCAGCAACATGGATGGCAGACATCCTCATGACGTCATTGATGACATCAATAGTGGAGCTGTGGAATGCCCAGTTAAAAGCTGA
- the CIMAP1B gene encoding ciliary microtubule associated protein 1B isoform X2, whose product MHDPSRFRAPAYTFGSRFPSVTTTCGPGPGHLIPERMTVRGPDGGPAFSIYGRPRDSRLFHTPGPGRYFPERATHLAFPKAPGHTMGSRSKDFQIDGTPGPAAYTVPSLFGCRLVHKSSAPNFSMSGRSLVGSFCQDLSKTPGPCAYQEVNPTVYKAKAPQFTMQPRTSLPEDNTEKPGPATYYPQKFQFTVPGGPSFGIRHSAYEARFITEPQD is encoded by the exons ATGCACGACCCATCCCGTTTCCGGGCGCCTGCCTACACATTCGGCTCCAGGTTCCCCTCGGTCACCACGACGTGTGGCCCCGGCCCTGGGCACCTCATCCCGGAGCGCATGACGGTTCGGGGCCCCGACGGCGGGCCCGCCTTCTCCATCTACGGGCGGCCCCGAGATTCCCGCCTGTTTCACACTCCGGGCCCTG GTCGCTACTTTCCAGAACGGGCCACCCATCTGGCGTTCCCCAAAGCCCCCGGGCACACCATGGGCAGCCGGAGCAAAGACTTTCAGATCGACGGCACCCCCg GGCCCGCGGCCTACACTGTTCCCTCGCTCTTCGGCTGCCGGCTGGTCCACAAGAGCTCGGCGCCCAACTTCTCCATGAGCGGCCGAAGCCTGGTGGGCAGCTTCTGCCAAGACCTGAGCAAG ACCCCAGGCCCCTGCGCTTATCAGGAGGTGAATCCCACCGTGTACAAGGCCAAGGCCCCCCAGTTCACCATGCAGCCCCGCACCTCCCTGCCAGAAGACAACACCGAGAAGCCTGGTCCAGCAACTTACTATCCTCAAAAG TTTCAGTTCACAGTACCTGGTGGTCCCTCCTTTGGGATCCGCCATTCAGCATATGAGGCTCGGTTTATCACGGAACCACAGGATTAA
- the CIMAP1B gene encoding ciliary microtubule associated protein 1B isoform X1, with amino-acid sequence MDDNVWVGPWRPHRPRGPIAALYSGPGPKYQLPPSTGYKMHDPSRFRAPAYTFGSRFPSVTTTCGPGPGHLIPERMTVRGPDGGPAFSIYGRPRDSRLFHTPGPGRYFPERATHLAFPKAPGHTMGSRSKDFQIDGTPGPAAYTVPSLFGCRLVHKSSAPNFSMSGRSLVGSFCQDLSKTPGPCAYQEVNPTVYKAKAPQFTMQPRTSLPEDNTEKPGPATYYPQKFQFTVPGGPSFGIRHSAYEARFITEPQD; translated from the exons ATGGATGACAATGTGTGGGTGGGCCCTTGGCGGCCCCATCGCCCCCGGGGCCCCATTGCCGCACTCTACAGTGGTCCGGGGCCCAAGTACCAGCTGCCCCCTAGCACCG gtTATAAGATGCACGACCCATCCCGTTTCCGGGCGCCTGCCTACACATTCGGCTCCAGGTTCCCCTCGGTCACCACGACGTGTGGCCCCGGCCCTGGGCACCTCATCCCGGAGCGCATGACGGTTCGGGGCCCCGACGGCGGGCCCGCCTTCTCCATCTACGGGCGGCCCCGAGATTCCCGCCTGTTTCACACTCCGGGCCCTG GTCGCTACTTTCCAGAACGGGCCACCCATCTGGCGTTCCCCAAAGCCCCCGGGCACACCATGGGCAGCCGGAGCAAAGACTTTCAGATCGACGGCACCCCCg GGCCCGCGGCCTACACTGTTCCCTCGCTCTTCGGCTGCCGGCTGGTCCACAAGAGCTCGGCGCCCAACTTCTCCATGAGCGGCCGAAGCCTGGTGGGCAGCTTCTGCCAAGACCTGAGCAAG ACCCCAGGCCCCTGCGCTTATCAGGAGGTGAATCCCACCGTGTACAAGGCCAAGGCCCCCCAGTTCACCATGCAGCCCCGCACCTCCCTGCCAGAAGACAACACCGAGAAGCCTGGTCCAGCAACTTACTATCCTCAAAAG TTTCAGTTCACAGTACCTGGTGGTCCCTCCTTTGGGATCCGCCATTCAGCATATGAGGCTCGGTTTATCACGGAACCACAGGATTAA